In Neobacillus endophyticus, a single window of DNA contains:
- a CDS encoding peptidase M23, whose translation MSTALRTILLVVLFAFIMSLQVNLDADKTSTFKMKNALELAVHDGALALSSADLANGKIVFDQNAALNNIQASLDTNLNLTSNAGYVYTPNANSFFKNNLYLVDLEFIDDNVTTTYPYIYNNPNYNISKTVNGPSIIAIMTTDSPRWFNGSDTIIRQAAVYEYKK comes from the coding sequence ATGTCTACAGCGTTGAGGACCATTCTATTGGTTGTTTTGTTTGCCTTTATCATGAGTCTACAAGTGAATTTAGATGCTGATAAAACCAGTACATTTAAGATGAAGAATGCCTTAGAATTGGCGGTACACGACGGTGCCCTAGCTCTATCTTCAGCCGACCTGGCAAATGGGAAGATCGTATTTGACCAAAATGCTGCGCTCAATAATATTCAAGCCAGCTTGGATACAAATTTGAATCTCACCAGTAATGCAGGCTACGTATATACTCCAAATGCAAACTCGTTCTTTAAAAATAATCTTTATCTTGTTGATTTAGAATTTATCGATGATAACGTAACAACGACTTATCCATACATTTACAATAATCCAAACTACAATATCAGTAAAACAGTAAATGGCCCAAGCATAATAGCCATTATGACTACCGACAGCCCCCGCTGGTTTAATGGGAGCGACACCATTATTAGACAGGCAGCGGTTTATGAATATAAAAAATAA
- a CDS encoding SF0329 family protein → MMWSKLRKKIKEFFAPELRERIDVHLTCYHDAHDDVGEVWITLDGKKIFDGGYYHWYVTPFPSKADKVFANSNTFYKEAFKVQIKSQKVEEIYKLGIHDTYHITHNLWNYMNIPYEEILTSNNPIYKAFSLIDKRLGKRRFNKIKLNENEHPLVVLFYELRKKCFEKHQQ, encoded by the coding sequence ATGATGTGGTCAAAATTAAGAAAAAAAATAAAAGAGTTCTTCGCGCCTGAATTAAGAGAAAGAATTGATGTCCACTTGACGTGTTATCACGATGCACATGATGATGTTGGCGAAGTGTGGATAACATTAGATGGAAAGAAAATATTTGATGGTGGCTATTATCATTGGTATGTAACCCCTTTTCCGAGTAAAGCTGATAAAGTTTTTGCTAACAGCAATACCTTCTACAAGGAAGCATTTAAGGTACAAATTAAATCCCAAAAGGTAGAAGAAATTTATAAACTGGGTATTCACGACACATACCACATTACCCATAATCTATGGAATTATATGAACATACCTTATGAAGAAATACTGACTTCAAACAACCCTATATATAAAGCTTTTTCTTTAATTGATAAACGATTAGGGAAAAGACGATTCAACAAAATCAAGTTAAATGAAAACGAGCACCCCTTGGTAGTTCTTTTCTATGAGTTAAGAAAGAAGTGCTTTGAAAAACATCAACAGTAA
- a CDS encoding CARDB domain-containing protein, with amino-acid sequence MPPPAKAADFIMKGNNPQRTHYVTDYQFPYKYVRTITDGNHLKNTSSGPIIENNIMYDLSTEDSTFVAYDMTNGTVLWRRILSGTGSLSGHPGNATVVHNPNNPADVRLVVPAGEEIYVLDEKTGTPLKQFITRVKGQVNRFADGPLCLSNGDCYIGSWNHHIYGFNVLDSSSTPFMDYNAGGVISGSGTLAQNGSTIVFGVDRYPGKILTFNVASRSFKSSKTTDVGVSGDCTTPDGTTVYCVDKTTKLYTWNLSSGAFNKYDGASALQGSNWKMIFAPAYDPVSKSLYITVNKRNTGEGYLFKYNPSNGSYKQLHYESAGIAGSPVAIANGAVMYATGKGNIKAVNGSNGADFSWYRDSSGKQYSFYQMSGVRSYSELALGGGNKKVLVVNGAGGIYQFEPDYANIHAMSITALDSSGNSKTTFTDTEPITIRGTFRNDGTRAVNNVEHIATMNGTNQSVITKNYSVNQTNNVDQVYSSLAPGTYTFVFKADPSNKIQESDETDNNTGSITITVTATKPDLAGQSASTYDRNVVAKTTFNYGEPVTVKGVFKNIGTRNASGVNHTFTLNGTQQGNAGVVDYSVGQSKTISQTFSNLPAGNYTVYGTADYTNSIAESSETNNNTPTASFTVSAVPPPTTINIAAQSIKAYDSTGTTEQYQFNAGATIQIKTTYQNTGSSIVNSVEHTIYVNGVQQTITTANYTAGGSNTLTFSLSGLSPGIYQIYGLGDPNNKVTESDETDNQTNTITVLIKAPTSPFIIADSMKSYKTSDTTKTSTSTFGPNDNISVDGNFENIGNASASNVEHATYVDGVEVGSRILKNYGLAPSNTNTVTASLGKLARGTHTIKMVADPENKILMNNPNNTFIQAASTANPNPYDNYLTFDQTAATSYQLSNIATDTTTANAKTTVEFWMNWDGTEFEMPLGFSGYDLFMASGYFGFNTGRSDFYGNTYANMGITPNKWIHVSAVFNNGNIDLGKIYINGVQKTLVDKFFDPTNYSTHATVNVANKLTVSGFNDVSGKYNLSGKLAAVKVWNYERTQSQIQSDMNVKVTGNEAGLVTHLDSPSDSLDLTNTSQEVALSNIPVNTAAGAVNTVEFWVNWDGTNGSLPISFSSNYTIWITSNGIGFNTLNGDMMGAPIGSNIIGKWTHVTASFYNGVISPTSVVLYINGVKQTLSAIGQPTPTTPYSVSPNLHLAGNVSGLKFTGQLADVRVWKGARTAAQVTSDMTGSLTGNEAGLAGYWTPDDYTTSKVYDHSTAKNDGAPVGFTPIQFVSQATPNGIQLEWENAGDNTTYELQRDGVDIYSGQDLSYVDTNVTPNTQYTYQLIARTPNGESTNSLVNQTYSKEIDTTITVQGTPPTAKFSSVSSALQNSNITFTNQTTEPDGDQVSYSWLIKIATDPDTSYSEFSDVVNPNNFFDTPGTYTVKLVASDIDGQSEYTQNITITPSTVVPGFTDDSPYYIGDTCTLTSTAYDTNGLSLTYDYLIVKPDGSSFHSTNTNPSFTCDQAGDYNVTQTVQNTLGNTATYQGVITAIPRTLTPGFIDDSPYIVGDMVNITSTAFGAPGATLSYLYTIVCPDGSSFTSTAVNPAFIGSQVGTYTVTQAVTDNFGNQATYTDYVIVDNLPPVAGFTTDKASYFNDQKVYVTSTAYDQNGDPLTYQYTVTAPDGSTATYSDVNPSFNSLQIGTYTIDQVVTDPYGATDEYVNTITVVNRPPNAAFVTDKPSYTVNDTISVTSAATDPDNQPLTYVYQITDPNGVVTTQNVANFTIPANVIGNWTITQTVTDPYGASSSISSTIPVTDLSIIGHVDHTPDWTAKHQALGHNPQDFYSGETFVLHADVSSYPKDYVKATLTAPLVDGTTYTETVLLNKDSETQYSLDYYRDSFSQPATYLKNGPAQFTFEVRYSNGEIRTDVVNVNIIGNVYDALNLHRTY; translated from the coding sequence ATGCCTCCACCAGCGAAGGCAGCAGATTTTATTATGAAGGGAAATAACCCTCAAAGAACACATTATGTAACGGATTATCAGTTTCCTTATAAATATGTTAGAACTATAACTGATGGAAATCATTTAAAAAACACCAGTTCCGGTCCTATCATAGAAAATAACATCATGTATGATCTTTCTACAGAAGATTCAACCTTTGTAGCATACGATATGACTAATGGCACAGTTTTATGGAGGAGAATTTTATCTGGCACAGGCAGTTTATCTGGACACCCTGGAAATGCAACTGTTGTCCATAACCCTAACAATCCTGCTGATGTTAGATTGGTGGTTCCGGCAGGAGAAGAAATTTATGTTTTAGATGAAAAAACCGGAACGCCTTTAAAACAATTCATAACACGAGTAAAGGGACAAGTTAACCGATTTGCCGATGGTCCACTTTGTCTTTCTAATGGCGATTGCTATATAGGGAGCTGGAATCATCATATATATGGTTTTAATGTTCTTGATAGCAGCAGTACTCCCTTCATGGACTACAACGCAGGTGGCGTAATCTCTGGGTCAGGTACATTAGCCCAGAATGGATCAACCATTGTTTTCGGTGTAGATAGATATCCTGGGAAGATTCTAACTTTCAATGTTGCTAGTAGATCATTCAAAAGTTCAAAGACAACAGACGTGGGGGTATCTGGTGACTGTACGACTCCCGATGGGACAACCGTTTACTGTGTTGATAAAACGACAAAGCTGTATACTTGGAATCTAAGCAGTGGAGCCTTTAACAAGTATGATGGGGCATCTGCTCTACAGGGCTCAAACTGGAAAATGATCTTTGCACCTGCTTACGATCCTGTCAGCAAAAGTTTATATATCACAGTGAACAAACGTAATACAGGGGAAGGCTACTTGTTTAAATATAATCCTTCTAATGGTTCTTATAAGCAGCTTCACTATGAAAGTGCAGGCATAGCTGGTTCTCCAGTTGCGATTGCGAACGGGGCTGTTATGTATGCGACAGGGAAGGGCAATATAAAAGCTGTCAATGGAAGTAACGGTGCTGATTTTTCATGGTATCGTGACAGCTCAGGTAAGCAGTATAGTTTCTATCAAATGAGTGGCGTACGATCTTACTCCGAACTAGCATTAGGTGGAGGAAACAAAAAAGTGCTAGTTGTAAACGGGGCTGGAGGAATCTATCAATTTGAACCTGATTATGCCAACATTCATGCTATGAGCATAACCGCTTTAGATTCAAGTGGTAATTCTAAAACGACCTTTACCGATACTGAACCCATTACCATTCGAGGCACTTTTCGGAATGATGGGACGCGAGCTGTAAATAATGTAGAACACATTGCTACCATGAATGGCACAAACCAAAGTGTCATCACCAAGAATTATTCCGTTAACCAAACGAATAATGTGGACCAAGTTTATTCAAGCTTAGCGCCTGGAACTTATACGTTTGTCTTTAAAGCTGATCCAAGTAATAAGATTCAAGAAAGTGACGAGACAGATAATAATACAGGTTCGATTACGATCACAGTAACGGCAACGAAACCTGATTTAGCTGGACAATCAGCTAGCACTTATGACCGCAACGTGGTAGCAAAAACAACCTTCAATTATGGGGAGCCCGTGACAGTTAAAGGAGTTTTTAAGAATATTGGAACTCGAAATGCTAGTGGTGTGAATCACACGTTCACATTAAATGGAACTCAGCAAGGAAATGCAGGGGTAGTCGATTATTCAGTAGGTCAATCGAAAACGATTTCTCAGACCTTCTCCAATCTTCCCGCCGGTAATTATACGGTGTATGGAACTGCGGATTATACGAATTCCATTGCGGAGTCAAGCGAGACGAACAATAATACGCCAACGGCATCCTTTACAGTTAGCGCAGTACCTCCTCCTACAACTATCAATATTGCAGCACAAAGTATCAAAGCTTACGATAGTACAGGGACAACGGAACAGTACCAATTTAATGCTGGCGCTACGATTCAAATTAAAACGACCTACCAAAATACAGGTTCTTCTATTGTTAATAGTGTGGAGCATACGATTTACGTAAATGGAGTACAGCAAACCATCACAACAGCCAATTATACGGCGGGTGGCTCGAATACATTGACGTTTTCACTAAGTGGGTTAAGCCCCGGTATCTATCAAATATATGGACTCGGTGACCCTAACAATAAAGTAACGGAAAGTGATGAAACAGATAATCAGACGAATACGATTACCGTTTTAATCAAAGCTCCGACATCACCTTTCATTATTGCTGATAGTATGAAATCGTATAAGACATCAGACACAACGAAAACTAGCACAAGCACCTTTGGTCCGAATGACAACATAAGTGTAGATGGGAACTTTGAAAACATCGGAAATGCTTCTGCATCAAATGTAGAGCATGCGACTTATGTGGATGGAGTAGAAGTAGGTTCAAGGATTTTAAAGAATTACGGGCTAGCACCGAGTAACACGAATACGGTCACAGCATCACTAGGGAAATTAGCAAGAGGAACGCACACCATTAAAATGGTGGCCGATCCAGAAAATAAGATTTTGATGAATAATCCTAATAATACGTTTATTCAAGCAGCAAGTACTGCTAATCCTAATCCCTATGACAATTATTTGACCTTTGACCAAACAGCAGCAACATCTTACCAGTTATCTAATATTGCTACTGATACAACAACAGCAAACGCTAAGACAACCGTAGAATTTTGGATGAATTGGGACGGTACTGAATTTGAGATGCCTTTAGGATTTTCAGGTTATGACCTTTTCATGGCATCAGGGTATTTTGGATTTAACACAGGTCGATCCGATTTTTACGGTAACACCTACGCGAACATGGGGATTACTCCAAACAAATGGATTCATGTATCAGCTGTTTTTAATAACGGGAATATCGATTTAGGTAAGATCTATATCAACGGTGTACAAAAAACGCTAGTTGATAAGTTTTTTGACCCAACTAATTATTCAACACATGCGACTGTCAATGTAGCAAACAAACTAACCGTTTCAGGTTTTAACGACGTATCAGGTAAGTATAACCTTAGCGGCAAATTAGCAGCGGTAAAAGTTTGGAATTATGAACGAACCCAAAGCCAAATACAGAGTGACATGAATGTAAAAGTAACAGGCAACGAAGCGGGTTTAGTGACTCATTTGGATTCACCTTCTGACAGTCTTGATTTAACCAACACTTCACAAGAAGTAGCCTTGAGTAACATTCCTGTCAATACGGCCGCAGGTGCAGTAAACACCGTAGAATTTTGGGTGAATTGGGATGGTACAAATGGTTCGTTACCGATCTCTTTTTCTAGTAACTATACGATTTGGATTACGTCAAACGGTATAGGGTTTAATACTCTAAATGGGGATATGATGGGCGCACCGATAGGCAGTAACATCATAGGTAAGTGGACACATGTAACGGCTAGTTTTTATAACGGAGTCATCTCGCCAACTTCAGTTGTGTTGTATATAAATGGTGTTAAACAAACATTAAGTGCAATTGGGCAACCCACACCAACAACTCCATATTCAGTTTCACCAAACTTACATCTCGCAGGAAATGTGTCTGGGTTAAAATTTACTGGACAATTAGCGGACGTTAGAGTTTGGAAAGGCGCAAGAACGGCTGCTCAAGTCACAAGTGACATGACAGGAAGTTTAACAGGCAACGAGGCTGGATTAGCGGGATATTGGACGCCAGACGATTATACAACTTCGAAAGTTTATGACCATTCAACAGCTAAAAATGATGGAGCACCCGTAGGATTTACTCCTATTCAGTTTGTAAGTCAAGCAACACCGAATGGGATTCAACTGGAGTGGGAAAATGCTGGCGATAATACAACATATGAACTGCAAAGAGATGGCGTTGATATTTATTCTGGTCAGGATTTATCTTATGTTGATACAAATGTTACTCCAAACACGCAATACACATATCAATTAATCGCAAGAACTCCAAATGGAGAAAGCACAAACTCCTTGGTGAACCAAACATACAGTAAGGAAATTGATACAACCATAACGGTTCAAGGCACTCCGCCTACTGCTAAATTTTCTTCTGTAAGCTCGGCCTTGCAAAATAGCAATATCACATTTACCAACCAAACAACAGAGCCAGATGGGGATCAAGTTTCTTATTCTTGGTTGATCAAGATCGCAACTGATCCAGATACATCTTATAGCGAATTCTCTGATGTGGTAAATCCTAATAATTTTTTTGATACACCTGGGACTTACACGGTGAAGCTGGTTGCATCGGATATCGATGGTCAATCCGAGTATACGCAAAATATCACGATTACACCAAGTACGGTAGTACCAGGGTTTACAGATGACTCTCCTTATTATATTGGAGACACTTGCACTCTGACCAGTACCGCATACGATACAAATGGACTAAGTTTAACCTATGATTATCTGATTGTTAAGCCAGATGGAAGTAGCTTTCATTCAACGAATACAAATCCATCTTTCACCTGTGATCAGGCGGGCGATTACAACGTGACACAAACTGTCCAAAACACACTAGGAAATACCGCTACTTATCAAGGTGTAATCACAGCAATTCCTAGAACATTAACGCCAGGATTTATAGACGATTCACCGTATATTGTCGGTGATATGGTTAACATCACGAGCACGGCATTCGGTGCTCCGGGCGCTACGCTAAGTTATCTTTATACAATCGTTTGTCCGGACGGAAGTTCCTTTACGTCCACTGCTGTTAACCCAGCCTTTATTGGTTCACAGGTTGGGACATATACAGTAACACAAGCGGTAACAGATAATTTTGGAAACCAAGCCACGTATACGGATTATGTTATTGTCGATAATTTACCGCCAGTTGCAGGATTTACGACGGATAAGGCATCGTATTTCAATGACCAAAAAGTCTATGTCACGTCAACCGCGTATGACCAAAACGGAGATCCTTTAACGTATCAGTATACGGTCACTGCACCAGATGGAAGCACAGCTACTTATAGTGATGTAAATCCATCTTTCAATTCATTGCAAATTGGTACGTATACCATTGACCAAGTTGTGACCGATCCATACGGTGCGACCGATGAATATGTAAATACGATCACGGTGGTAAATCGACCGCCAAACGCTGCTTTTGTAACAGATAAACCATCTTATACGGTAAACGACACGATTTCTGTTACTTCTGCAGCCACGGACCCGGATAATCAACCTTTAACCTATGTATATCAGATTACCGACCCGAATGGCGTTGTGACAACGCAAAATGTCGCGAATTTCACGATTCCGGCTAATGTCATCGGAAACTGGACGATAACACAGACTGTAACAGATCCATACGGTGCAAGTTCGAGTATTTCGTCTACTATTCCAGTCACAGACCTGAGTATCATTGGTCATGTAGATCATACTCCGGATTGGACAGCTAAGCATCAAGCACTTGGGCATAATCCACAGGATTTCTATAGCGGAGAGACCTTTGTGTTACATGCGGATGTATCATCCTATCCAAAGGATTACGTAAAAGCAACATTAACGGCACCATTGGTGGATGGAACCACTTATACAGAAACAGTTTTGCTAAATAAAGACAGCGAAACTCAATATTCATTAGATTACTATAGGGATTCATTTTCACAACCTGCAACTTACTTAAAAAATGGTCCTGCTCAATTCACGTTTGAAGTGAGATATAGTAATGGTGAAATTCGAACCGATGTCGTTAATGTTAATATCATTGGAAACGTATATGATGCATTAAATCTTCATAGGACGTATTAA